A single window of Nicotiana sylvestris chromosome 3, ASM39365v2, whole genome shotgun sequence DNA harbors:
- the LOC104248523 gene encoding enoyl-[acyl-carrier-protein] reductase [NADH] 2, chloroplastic-like: MATNATPGLQIAAVKQCASASPCLSKLSNVSFGFESKSRSCIELRSSSYVSPTKLSQSFKSVSVKYERMVPKAMSGAIDKAPASGLPIDLRGKRAFIAGIADDNGYGWAIAKALAAAGAEILVGTWVPALNIFETSLRRGKFDESRVLPGGSLMEIAKVYPLDAVYDSPEDVPEDVKANKRYAGSSNWTVKEAVESVKQDFGTIDILVHSLANGPEVSKPLLETSRKGYLAAVSASSYSFVSLLRHFLPIINPGGASISLTYIASERIIPGYGGGMSSAKAALESDTKVLAFEAGRKNRVRVNTISAGPLGSRAAKAIGFIDMMINYSLENAPLQKELYAEEVGNAAAFLVSPLASAITGATIYVDNGLNAMGVGVDSPAFEGLDIPKDNKS; this comes from the exons ATGGCTACAAATGCAACTCCTGGCCTGCAAATTGCAGCAGTCAAACAATGCGCTTCTGCGTCTCCCTGTTTGTCAAAGTTGAGCAATgtcagttttggttttgaaagtaaAAGCAGATCTTGTATTGAGCTTAGAAGTTCATCTTACGTTTCACCAACAAAGCTGAGTCAAAGCTTTAAGTCTGTTTCCGTAAAATATGAGAGGATGGTTCCAAAAGCAATGTCTGGAGCAATTGATAAAGCGCCTGCTTCAGGGTTGCCTATCGATTTAAGAG GTAAGAGGGCATTTATTGCTGGTATAGCAGATGATAATGGGTATGGATGGGCAATTGCGAAGGCACTTGCAGCTGCAGGCGCTGAAATTCTTGTTGGTACATGGGTGCCT GCACTGAATATCTTCGAGACAAGTCTACGACGTGGAAAATTTGATGAATCGCGAGT GTTGCCAGGTGGTTCATTGATGGAAATTGCTAAAGTCTACCCACTGGATGCAGTTTATGACAGTCCTGAAGATGTTCCTGAGGAT GTGAAAGCAAACAAACGCTATGCAGGATCCTCAAATTGGACAGTCAAG GAAGCTGTTGAATCTGTGAAACAAGATTTTGGCACAATTGATATCCTTGTGCATTCACTTGCAAATGGTCCAGAG GTTAGCAAACCTCTGCTGGAGACATCAAGAAAAGGCTATCTTGCAGCAGTATCTGCCTCAAGTTATTCTTTTGTTTCTCTCCTGAGGCATTTTCTTCCAATAATAAATCCAG GCGGTGCCTCAATCTCTCTGACATACATTGCTTCTGAAAGAATTATTCCTGG ATATGGAGGCGGTATGAGTTCGGCAAAAGCTGCTTTGGAGAGTGACACAAAA GTCCTGGCCTTTGAAGCTGGAAGGAAAAATAGAGTCAGAGTCAACACAATATCTGCAG GTCCATTGGGAAGTCGTGCCGCAAAAGCTATTGGATTCATTGATATGATGATAAATTACTCATTGGAGAATGCCCCATTGCAAAAAGAATTATATGCAG AGGAGGTCGGAAATGCTGCTGCTTTTCTGGTGTCTCCTTTAGCTTCAGCGATCACTGGTGCAACAATTTATGTTGACAATGGTCTAAATGCAATGGGGGTAGGAGTTGATAGTCCAGCTTTTGAAGGTCTTGACATTCCAAAAGACAATAAGAGCTAG